The following is a genomic window from Petrotoga sp. 9PWA.NaAc.5.4.
ATTCATATATCCTATTCCAATCATCAGATAAAATTCTTATCTTTACATTTTTTGAAGACATCTTTTCTAAAATCTCAACAAAATATGGATCGGTAAAAGAATATGCGATTACATTTACAAATTCCTTTGCTTTTTTAATTTCTTTTAATATTTCATTATAGATCTTTTCAGATGGCCCTGTTATAATTCTTACATTTCCTAATTCTGTACCCATAAGATTGACATTAATTTGTTCTTTATTAATTCCGAATTTGCCTTTTTTAAAATTATTTAATTCTTTAAGAAAAACTTTTACGATTTCTTTTTCTTCAGTATAGATAAAAATATTAAAATCTTTCATTAAGCCACTTTCTGTAAAATTACCTGTTCCAAACAACACAGATTGATCATCAAAAACTATAAACTTTTCATGTAGATAACCGTCTCGATTTTTGTCATATTTTATTGACAAATCATAATTTCCAGAATAACCGCCTTCGTATTCTAAAAATATTTCGTAGTTAGTTTTTAAAATCTCTTCAGATATAGTATCGTCTAAACTAAAAGAAACCAACCTTATGCTTTTAGAACTTTCAATCTTTTTTTTCAGAAAGAAAGTTAATTCTTCTCCTGAAAAAAATAGTTGGTAGGAATAAATAAGGTTGGTCAAAAGTAAGAAAAACAAAATAAAGATCAAACTTTTTTTATTAAAAATTTCTTTTAACATTTCAATATTTTTCACTTTTTCATGTAATATTCCATGAGTATCTCAGCGACTT
Proteins encoded in this region:
- a CDS encoding phospholipase D-like domain-containing protein; this encodes MLKEIFNKKSLIFILFFLLLTNLIYSYQLFFSGEELTFFLKKKIESSKSIRLVSFSLDDTISEEILKTNYEIFLEYEGGYSGNYDLSIKYDKNRDGYLHEKFIVFDDQSVLFGTGNFTESGLMKDFNIFIYTEEKEIVKVFLKELNNFKKGKFGINKEQINVNLMGTELGNVRIITGPSEKIYNEILKEIKKAKEFVNVIAYSFTDPYFVEILEKMSSKNVKIRILSDDWNRIYESPLKFILGVELKYRNDIHAKALIIDEETFIIGSYNLTYRAREKNDEIVLIIKNKGISKAINRKFDLLWKE